The DNA region GTCCCCTGTAGGATCCCTTGTGTCCCGATATAGGCCCAACACCCCGCGGTCATTTGGTGATACGAGATAAGCCCCCGCGCCTCCAGCTCCCAGAAATACTTCCAATCAGCCCACTTAGGCACTAAAACGGCGTTACTCATCAAAACACGTGGGGCACGCAAATCGGTTTTAAACACAGCCACAGGCTGGCCAGATTGTATTACCAAAGTATCCTCCCTATCCATAGATATCAGTGTGTCTACAATAGCCTCGAAATCATCCCAACTCCTCGCGGCTTTGCCGCTCCCGCCGTATACTATGAGATTTTTGGGATCTTTTGCGACCTCAGGATCTAAGACGTGGAACAACATTCTCAGAACTCCTTCTATCTGCCAATCTTTACTCCAGACGTGGAAGTCGTACCCCTTTATTGCCTTTACAGAGCGGGTCTCAGGATTGTAATACCCCGCAGAAATGAGCTCCTCAATGGGCCTCCCCTTGTATTTACTCGGAACACTCATGTAAAAACATAACTCCGTGTTTTTAAATTCCTAATAAACAAAAGCGCCCAGTTTTAACGGGGAATGACTAAGCTCTTTGAAGCGCTGAGACCAGCGCCTTACAACAACGCCGCTTTATAAAAACTGTCCAGAACTAGCTATTAAGCGCCCTGTCGAGATCTTCTACTAGATCCTCCACGTCCTCCAGACCCACCGAGAGCCTCACAAGGTCTTCAGTAATTCCTAGCACTTTCCTATCCTCTTCTGGAATAGGCGAGGCGGCGCTGGCGACGGGGTAAGTTGCTATGCTCTCAACCCCCCCAAGGCTCGGCCCAGGTATTATAAGTCTCAAAGACTTGAAAAACTTCAGCACGGCGTCCCTACCGCCTTTGATGCGAAAAGAGACTACGGCGCCGAACTTGTCGCCAAATAGCTTCTTGGCAACCGAGTGGTGCGGGTGGCTGGGCAAACCGGGGTAGAACACCTCAGCCACCTTGCCGTGCCCCTCGAGAAACTGCGCCACCGCCATTGCGTTCCTGCACTGCTTCTCAAACCTGACAAACAAAGTCTTCACCCCCCTCAGGGTTAGGTAAGCCTCGAAGGGTTGCATAATGCCGCCGAGCATAGCCCTCCAGACCCACAATTCCTCTAGCAGACTCCGGCTTGACACGACGGCGACACCCCCCACCACGTCGTTGTGACCAGCTATGTACTTAGTCGCTGAGTGTACCACAACGTCTGCACCGTATGACAGCGGCGTGGTTAAAATAGGGGTAGCAAAGGTGTTGTCCACCACCACGGAGGCGCCCAAGTCCTTAGCCGTCTTCACAATCTCGGGGCCGTCAAGCACTCTAAGCATGGGGTTTGTAATAGTTTCAAAAAACACAACATTAGGCCTAGACGCCTTCAACATCTCGATGTAGGCCTCGGTGTCTGGATACGCCCTCCTGAGCCTAACACCAAATTTCACAAGTGAACTGAGAAGCCTAAGAGTGGCGCCGTACGCCTCCATAGGTACCAAAACAGAGGAGTCTGCCGACAGCAACGAAAAAAACACAGTAGAAAGCGCCGCCATCCCGCTGTTAAAAGCCAGCGCATCTACGCCGCCCTCAAGCCTCGCAACTACCTCCTCCAGCGGTCGGAGAGTGGGGTTCTCCTCCCGGCTGTACTTCAAGTCAAACCCACGATCCGACTTCCTAGCCTCTCCCTCCATTCTAAACAAGGCAGCCAAGTATATCGGCGGCTGTACAGACCCCAACTGGTCAAGATTTCTATACCCCCTAACCGCCACCGTCCCCCTCCGCATTCCTACACCTCTGACTTACCTATATAAATCTTCGCCCAACTATAATAATAGAACATTATATAAATAGCTTCTCAGCATTGCCAATCCTCCACAAAACCCACAAATAGGCTAACCAGAGAAGTGGGGTAATGGACTTAGATACGTGAATACGACATTTCAAAAGAAGTAGCCCGGCCGGGATTCGAACCCGGGCCACGGGGTCCAAAGCCCCGCATCCTTGGCCGCTAGACCACCGGGCTAACCGCCCAATACTCATCTTGAGTTTTTTAAGCTTTTTCCCATCTCTGGCTGTGCACCACTTCTCCAAGCCTATAACACAACCCGGCTCCACAGAGCGGCGAAATATTTATATACATGAGCAAGGAGGTATATATGGAGAGGTGGATCTCGATATCTGTATCAAATCCCTATATAACTGAACAAGTCTACAGGCGAATCTTAGGAGAATTAAAAGCCATGGGCAAGCCGGTAAAGGCAACTATTGAAGGCAATTCTATAAACATCGCAATAACAGAAGACATCAAGGAGGTTGTGTGGAAGGCTGTGAAGACGTCTCCTCTATCTGTTTTTACAAGTATAAATTTTAAATAAGGCGTAGCTAGATATGTGCCAACTTTAGCTAAGCCCTGCGTTGTTACAGGTTCTTGCCCAGGCGATTTAGGCGATACCGAGGTCTTGTGGAAAGGGCGCCAGATGTGCGTGTCGAAGGCGTCAGGCATAATCAAGGTCTTCGGCGCCTTGGAAGCCGCATTAGGCCATATAAACCAAGCAGTGGTCACCTGCGAAAAACAGGCAAAATGTCTAAAAAGGGCGTACTGGGCCTTGTTCAACCTAGGCCTCTACCTCTCCACTGGCGAAGACTACTACTACGGACAGAGTATATACATACTAAAGAAAGCGCTTAAATGCACCTTACCCATGCTTCCGGACTCGCCACTCGGCTGGCTCTACTGCGCGGATCTGTGTTGCGCGACTATAAACACGGCCCGGGTATGGGTCCGCTGGGTAGAGAGACGCGTCGCCGCGCTGGAGGAGGGAAAGGAGGCCATCCTAATCCTTAACCACCTAGGTAATATACTGTTCGAATTAATGAGAACCACACACCACTCCGTGAAAACTCGGCGCGGCCTGGTGACAGTTAAACCCAGAGAAGAGGAAACAGCACCGGCGTGGTTGTAATAAGTGGACCGGCCGGGATTCGAACCCGGGATCACCCGCGTGCAAGGCGGGCATCCTTCCGCTAGACTACCGGCCCCGCTTTACCCATGTAGGGATTTTTTAAGTTTTCTGCTAAATAGAGGAGCCCGACATACAGGATAGACGCCCAGTAGTATTTTTAGGATGTGATTATTATTTTCGTGTTTCAAATCTTGAAAATTATAATGTGTCAACTAGTTTTTTAATTTCGATAATGTGTCAAATTAAAAATTATTTATAATGAATAAAAAAAATTTATTAATCTCGTTTAAACCTGGCAAGCCATGAAAGCAGAAGTGGTAGCACGCAAACCGCCAATAACCGCTACGCCTGACGCTAGGATTAAAGACATTGCTAAAATTATGGCAGAGAGAAAAATTGGACTTGTTGTAATAGTAGACAAAAACCAACCCGACTACGCCGTAGGTGTAGTTTCCGAAAAAGATATTGTAAAAGCCGTGGCCAACAACCTAGACTTGAACAGGCCCGTGAAGGAAATTATGACCTCACCTGTCATAACAGTAGAGGGGAGCGAGCCTGTTTGGACTGTTGCAAGAATTATGCGCCAGCACAATATCAGACACGTAGTTGTGACACGCGGCGGTAAGCTCTACGGCGTTATTTCAATAAGAGACCTCGTAGGAGAGGAGTCTGTGTTGCGGAGTTTGGTCGAGTACGGCGAACCAGAGGAGCATAGGCCATCTGCTGATTAAACATATAAACAACAAAGTTTTTTTATTTATGGAAAAAATTGTTGTAGGTTATGATGGATCACCCCAGGCAAAACGCGCTTTAGAAAAAGCTAAATCAATAAGCGAAAAGTTTGGGTCCAAAATCTATGTTGTTCACGTAATAGACACAGCAGTCCTCAGCCTATCCGACATGTTCGCCTCGCCCACTGTGTTAGTAAGTCTCAGGGAGAAAGCCGAGCAGCTAATTCAAGAAGCACTCTCCATTGCCGGCCCGGGGGCGGAGGGGAAGATCCTAGAGGGGGATCCCGCTCACGAGATTGTGAAATTCGCCAAGGATGTGGGAGCTTCGCTGATAGTAGTAGGAGCCAGGGGCCTTTCAACAATTAGGCGCATTCTTATGGGGAGTGTCTCTTCAAGAGTTGTCCAGGAGTCGCCCGTAGACGTCCTTATAGTAAAGAGCTGATCACAACCCTCTTAGCACCGTCTTTACCAGCGGCGCAGCCCACAGCGCTATTAAAAAGCCCGAAACGGCAAAGGAGAGACGGGGAGAGACCGAGTAGACGTAGCCGACTATCACTCCGCCAAGTATTGAGCCTATATATTCAAGAGCCAGGGTCAGGCCCATTACTCTTCCCCTATTCTCAGGCGTTATGTAGTCGCCGACAATTGCTCTTCGTATTGACATGGCCACCTCTGCACCTATGCCGAGAATTATGGCTGCTGTAGTCAATGCGACTGCGCTAGCCCAGGCGCTTACAAGAAAGTAGCCTACTGCTATTAACAAGAGCCCTGAGAAAAGAGCCGTGGTCCTGGGGGCCTTGTCTATGACAGGCGTCAGCACAAGGCCGAATACGATGCCTACGGCAGTTGCGGCGCTCTGTATAATACCCCATGCGGTGTTGTCAACGCCTACTGCCGTGGTGGCGTACAACACGCCAAATGTCTGCATCGCCACAGAGGAGAAGGACTGCACAGCTCCGAGAAGAGTCACATAAAGCACAAACCTCGGCATCCCATTCAGACCGCGCCAGAACATATAGGCGCCGAGAATTTCCCTGACCAACTGCTCTCTCGGAACCGGCTTCACGGAAATAGTCTCTTGAAGCGCCTTCATACGCAACACAGCTACTGTGACCGAGATTATCCCAGATATTATGAAAGATAGGCGCATCCCCCAGAGACCAAAGTGGTCTAGGAGGTAGCCCCCAACTGGCGGCAGAATAAGCCACGGCACTTGTGGCAGAACAGAAGTGAGCATCATGCCAGCCCCCCTCTTCTCAGGCGGGAGAGAGTCGAGCAGTATTGCGGTAAGAGCCGGTTGGTAGAAGTGGAGAGCCCAGTCCACCACGTAGACCACGGCGAACTGTCTCCAGTCTGTCACCACGGCGTATAGGAACTGCACTACCGCTATCCCCCAAGTGCCCACAATGATCGACCTCTTCCTCCCAATCACGTCTGTGAGAACACCGCCTGGCAGGATTGTAAGCATTACGGCTAAGGAGCTAAGCGCCCTGACAACCCCTATCTCAACCTCCGAGGCGCCGAGTAGTTGTAGATACTTGGAGAGGTAAGGCGTTGTCAACGACCCTGATATGGCAAATAGGAACCACGAGACGATCATCGCGCCGACATTGCCCCCGAGCCACGCGGAGATACCCACGTTGCCGCGCCGTGAATGCCTCTTTATAAATTTATACCTACAAAAATTTAAAAGGGGCAGATAACCCCAAAGCGATGAACAATTGGGTTATCTTCGCCGTAGCACTACTCGCAACCGCCGGCCTCCTCCTCGGCACAGTGGCCGCGGGGGTTTACTCCAAAGAACCTATACACAAGCCCTACTGGGACAAACCCGAAATGAGGCAGGTCATTTTATCCAACGCCTCTACAATAGGCGTAAAGGCCTCTGAGGGCAATCTCGGCGTAGTGATAATAGGATACCGCGACATGATAAACGCCACAAACAGGCCGGAGCTCTTGACGGTGCTGAGAGAGGTAATAACCGCCGCCCGGGGCTACACAGTTTACCTAGCGCCGTGGGCTGACGACAACGCCAGCAAGGCATACCTCACGTTGCTATACCAAGGGGCTCTTTCTATAAGTGACTATCTGCGAGGCGTACTTCGAAACGGCACCACTGTGACGCAACGGGTCGACCTCGCCAAGAACTTGGCCCGCACCATAGCGGCAACATACGGCATATATGCAGGAACCAGGGATGCCCCGGCGCCTCCAATCTACGTGGCCATATTCCGCAACGACACACCGTACGTAGTATATGAGCCCTTCACCCTAGGCCGCGACCGCACGTACACAGACTGGCTACAATGGGTAATCACTGCCCTGGAGAACTTGAAACAGGGACAGGGCAGAGTGACGCCTTAGCCACTGATAGAGACCCAAAGATAGTAGACGCCTACGGCGAACACGTAGCTGGTAAACAGCTTCCTAACAGAGCTTGATTTGAGCTTAGGCATAATATACCTACTAGATAGGTAAGAGCCAAGAAAGCTCCCAACGGCGATGGAAACCGCCAGTGTTAAATTCAGCGCCCCAGCCACGCGTAGGTGGCCGTAGAGGCCAAAGCCGTTGGCAGTATGATACCCATGCTCATCGCCGCCGCCAGCTTAGGATCCAGCCCAGCCACTAAAACAAGTGCGGGGACAAACACCGTGCCTCCTCCCACGCCAAAGAGAGAGGAGACGAACCCGCCTAAAAGGACCAAGGCGTAGCCCAGCGCCGGAGCGGGCTTTTTAGGCCTTATTTCGAGTAGCATAACAATCCCTACCACGATTAGATATATGCGGTATAGCAGTTTAACCCAAGGACCTGAATACTTCAACGAGAGGAAGGCGCTCACTATGGCGGCCAGAGCTGACATTACCATATATTTAGATAGGAGACTAAAATCTACACTCCTCCTGTAGTTGTACACAGAGGTCATCGCGGTTATCACAATTGAAAAAAGGCTGGCAGCCGCCGCTTCTTGAAAAGCTACGCCCGAAATGTTGAGCATAGGCACGATGATCACGCCACCGCCGACGCCTATTAAGGGGCCCAACACGCCGCCAATAAAACCCGCCAGCAATGCTACCCAATACATAAAACCACCACACACCAACCTATATAAGTGATGAAACCACGATAGCCCGAAAATTGAGGAAACTCGCATGGGCTGAAAAGTTATATACACAGGATCAACTTGACATATGGCTCGCAGAAAGAAATACGAAGGGCTAAACCCCTTCGTGGCTGCAGGCCTTATCAAATTCAGCGAAGAAGGCGAAATGGAGAGAATCAAACTAAGTCCAAAGGCCGCAATAGCTGTATCTGCGGCAATAATAGCCGCGCTAATAATAATTAACCTCCTACTCCCGCCTCTTTAGGCTCCCCCCAGCACCTCTACTAGACATACATCAAGTGGCTAAGCCACAAAGTCAACCCCCAGTAGTCCTGGAAACTTTATAACCCCACTTATCTAAAACACCTAGCGGGGGTGCCCGAGCCAGGTCAAAGGGGCAGGGTTTAGGTCCCTGTGGCGTAGGCCTGCGTGGGTTCAAATCCCACCCCCCGCATCACCTTTCTATACGTCACGTGGAAAACGTCTGCCCTCTACCTCTGATCTTGTTTATTCAACTAATCTGAGTCAAAATATTTTAAGTAGCTCATTTAAAAGACTATGAACAGAACTGTTTTAGTAGGTGTGCTGGTGGTTGTAATACTAGCAGTGTTGGCTGCTATTTTGTTCACCTCTCAGCCGCCTCCGCAGACGCCTACCCCAACCCCACCTGCCACATCTTCACCAACCACGCCTCAAACCACCACGACCCCCGCTGAGATTACTCTCACCATAGGCGTTACAGATAAGGTGACCGACTTAGACCCGGCGAATGCCTACGACTTCTTCACGTGGGAGGTCTTGTACAACACAATGGCAGGCCTCGTACGGTATAAACCGGGGACTACGGAGATCGAGCCCGACCTTGCGGTGAGTTGGACCACGTCGGAGGGGGGCAGGGTTTGGACATTTAAGCTGAGACCTGGCTTGAAATTCTGCGACGGCACCCCGCTTACGGCGCAAGACGTCAAGAGATCAATTGAACGCGCCATGAAGATAAACGGCGACCCCGCGTGGTTAGTGACCGATTTTGTTGAGAAGGTCGAAGCGCCAGACGACGCCACTGTTGTTTTCTACCTTAAAAAGCCCGTGTCGTATTTCTTAGCCCTCGTAGCGACCCCGCCATATTTCCCAGTCCATCCAAAATACGCACCTGACAAGGTAGACTCTGACCAGACAGCCGGTGGGGCGGGTCCCTACTGTATAAAGAATTTTGTCAGAGACCAGCAGATCGTGCTTGAGGCTAACCCCTACTACTACGGAGGCAAGCCCCAAGTCTCCAAGGTGGTGATTAGGTTTTACAAAGACGCCACGACGCTGAGACTCGCCCTAGAGAGGGGCGAAATAGATCTGGCTTGGAGAACGCTTAATCCGCCCGACTTGGAAGCCCTAAAAGCCTCCGGCAAGTACAAAGTTGTCGAAGTTCCCGGCTCTTTCATTAGATACATCGTCCTCAACCTGAACATGCCAGAGCTAAAAGACGTGAACGTCAGGCGCGCCCTTGCCGCGGCGGTTTGTAGAAAAGATATCGCAACCGTGGTTTTCCACGGAACTGTAACGCCGCTGTTTACGCTCGTGCCTGAGGGAATGTGGTCTTCCTACCCCGCTTTTAAGGAGAAATACGGCGACTGCAACACCGACCTTGCTAAACAACTCCTGCAACAAGCCGGCTTCAGCCCCAGCAAGAAGCTCAATATCGAGCTGTGGTACACGCCTACGCATTACGGCGACACCGAGAAGGACCTAGCTGCCATGTTGAAAGATCAGTGGGAGGCCACAGGCATAATCTCGGTTAGCGTAAAGTCTGCGGAGTGGGCCACATACGTACAGCAGCTCAGAAGCGGGGCGATGATGGTGTCGTTGCTAGGCTGGTACCCCGACTACATAGACCCAGACGACTACACCACGCCGTTTTTAAGAAGCGGGTCTAATAAATGGCTTGGCAACGGGTACAGCAATCCAACAATGGACGATATTTTAGACAAAGCCGCCCTCGAGCTTGACCAGACTAAGAGGGCTCAGCTGTACAAAGAAGCTCAGCTACTCTTAGCCGACGACGTGCCTATAATCCCGCTGATACAAGGCAAGCTGTTTATAGTCACAAAGCCGAATATACAAGTGGTAGTAGACCCCACGATGATACTTAGATACTGGGCCATAAGGGTTTCTTAATCCCCTCTTTTTCCTATCCTCTCCCCAAGAGCCTCTCCGAGCAGGGAGAAGCCCAGGGCAGTTAGTACTATGAAAAACCCTGGCGCCAACAGCCACCAGTAGCCGTTTATTATGTAGGAGCGGGCGCTCGACAAGTCGAGGCCCCAATCGGGCGTAGTCGGAGTTACCGTATACCCGAAGAAGGCGAGGGCCGACTCGGTGAGCGCCGCATCCGCGATGTTTATCGTCGCCACGACCACCAGCGAGGGTACGAGGTTGGGGAGTATGTGCCTAAATATAATTCTCCTCCGCGGCATTCCCAGAGAAACTGCCGCCTCTACGAATAGGCTGGACTTCACCACCAGCGTCTCGTTACGAGCCATCCTGAAGTAGGTGGGGATGTAAACTACGCCTATTGCTAGCGCCGCGTTGAGCGGGCTGGGGCCCAGCACGCTGGCTATGGCGATGGCCAATATGAGGCTGGGGAAGGCGTACATGCTGTCCATGACCATGTTGAGGACCTTGTCAAGTTTCCTGCCGATGTATCCCGAGATCATCCCAAGAGAGAAGCCGATTGACGCCGAGAGGAGTGTGGCCAGAAGAGAGATGCCTATGATTACCTGGCCGCCGTAGAGGAGCCTGCTCCAGACGTCGCGGCCTAGGTTGTCTGTCCCAAGGAGGTACTGGGCGCTCGGCGGCGACAGCGGAGGGCCTGCCCTTTTCGTGGGGTCGTACGGCGCTATTAGGGGGGCCAGCAAAGATAGCAACACCACGACGGCGACGATCGCCGTTCCTACCTTCAGCATCATAGCCCCCTCCTAACTCTGGGATCTAGAACCGCGTTTATCAGATCCGCGGCCACATTCAGCACCACAACAATTATCACAAACACGACGACGGCGCCTTGCACAGTAGTGTAGTCGAGGTATTGTATTCGTTCTAACAACAAGGTGCCCAGCCCGGGCCACGAGAAGGTGGTCTCTGTAAGCACGGCGCCTTGCAACAACAACGCCAGCTGCAACCCCATCATAGTAACGGTAGGCACTATGGCGACGCGGTATGCCTTCCACAACACAGCCCTCTCGCTGAAGCCCATAGCCCTATATGCAGATATGAAATCCTCGCCGAGGGTTTTAACCATGTTGTTCCTGATAAGTCTCACAAATACCCCAGACAGGACAAGACCCAGCGTGACAGAGGGTAGTACAATATGGCTCAAGGCGTCTATAAACGAGTCTAGGCGCCCCGCCAGAAGGGAGTCTAGCAGGTACAGGCCCGTAATTCTCGGCGGCTCGAGACCCGGGGTAATTCTCCCAGCTACGGGGAACCAGCCAAGCCACACGGCGAATACGAGCTGTAGTGCCAGCCCTATGAATGGAATAAACAACACATAGGAGACCATGGCATATAGCCTCGCGCCTGCATCTACCCTCCCGCCGTATCTCGCCGCCAGGAAGCCGAAAACGTGGCCCAACAGAACGCTCACCACAAAGGCTGAAACAGCCAGCTCCACTGTGGCGGGGAGCCTGTCCATAATCTCGGCGGCGACCTCCCTCCTGCCAAAGATCAGGCTCCTCCCCAAGTTACCCGTAAACACTTGGACCATATACTCCACGTACTGGACTGGCAGAGGCTTATCGAGGCCGGCCTCCTTTATTAGCTGTTCTACATACTCCGGAGGCGCCTTCATCCCCACCATAGCCACAATAGGGTTTCCTGGGATCACTCTCAAAATGAAGAATACAACTGTGAGAAGGATAATAAGGGTTGGTATAGCTAAGAGCACGCGATACGCCGCATATCTCAAGAGACTAGCCATAGCTGAATGTAAGCGACGAATTTTAAATTAACGCCCAGCCACGGAGCCTATGCGCTTTTACTACAATCCTCTCTCAGCCAGACGCACCTCGTGACCGGCGAAACAAGACTCATAACGCCGAGTTGGTTATATTTAAATCCCAGCCATTATAGCAAGCTGTGTCGCAAAGGCTACCCACTCGTTGGGATATTCGGTGGGAAGAAGACCTTATAAAGATTTGGGACAACGAGGGCAGATTCAAGACAAAGATAAGCGGAACGCGGCCGGTCTTCGTCATCGACACGCCGCCTCCCTACCTCTCCAGCAACAGGCCCCACATCGGCCAGACGGCTTCCTACGCCCACTTCGACATGATAGCTCGGTTTTTGAGAATGCGCGGTATCGACGTGATCTTCCCCTTCTACGCAGACAGAAACGGCCTCCCCATAGAGGTGCAGGTAGAGAAGAAGTACGGCATCGTGGCGCACGAGGTCCCGCGGGAGAAGTTCATTCAGATGTGCAAAGAAGAGCTGGACAGATACGAGGGCGAGTTCGTCGCATCGCTGAGGAGGTGGGGGCTCTCCTTCGACTACTGGCCCAACGGCACGGACAGCCCCGAGTACCGCAGAATGACCCAGAGCACCTTCATAGAGCTGTGGCGCCGGGGCCTCGTCTACGAGGCGGAGAGACCCACGCCTTGGTGCCCCCGCTGTAGGACGGCGCTGGCGGAACCTGAGATCGAGTACAAGGAGGAGGAGACATACCTAAACTACATCAAGTTCAAGGTAAAGGAGACCGGTGAGGATATAATCATCGCCACGACGCGCCCCGAGCTCCTCCCCGCCACTGTGGCCGTCATCTTCCACCCAGACGACCAGCGCTACAATAGGCTTGAGGGCCTCCACGCCGTGGTGCCTCCGGAGGGGCAGGTGGTGCCCATCCTCCCTCACAGAGCCGCCAATCCGCAGTACGGAACTGGGCTGGTCATGATCTCCACCTTCGGCGACACGAGAGACCTCATGATAGTCAATGAGCTGAAGCTACCCATAAGGATAATTGTAGACGAGGCGGGCCGTATCAACTCCGGGAAGTACGCCGGCTTGACAATAAGGGAGGCCAGGGCCAAGATAATAGAAGATTTAAAGGTAGCCGGCCTCCTTGTCAAGCAGGAGAGGCTGGTGCACAACGTCCCCGTCTGCTGGCGTTGCAAGACGCCGCTTGAGATCATCGTCACCAGGGAGCTGTTCATAAAACAGATAGAGTTCAAGGACAAGCTCATAGAGCTGGCCAACAAGATGGAGTTTAAGCCCCCCGAGTACAGGCAAGTCCTCATCGACTGGATCAAGTCGCTGGAACTCGACTGGCCCGTGTCGCGGAGGCGGTACTACGCCACCGAGATCCCCATATGGTGGTGCGTTAAGCCAAACGGCGAGAGGGTACCCATAGTCCCCAAGGGAGGCGAGTACTACGTCCCGTGGAGAGACCCGCCGCCGCCCGAGGTCAAGGAGGCGTGTAAAGACGGCAGGCTCGAGGGCGACACCCGCGTATTCGACACCTGGATGGACTCCTCCATCTCGTGGATGTACGCCTCGGGCTACACCAAGGAGTTCAACGTCTTCCCGAAGGTCTACCCGCACTCCATAATGAGACCCCAGGGCTACGACATCATCAGGACGTGGCTCTACTACTCCCTCCTCCGTGCCTATCTCCTATACGGCAACGTGCCGTTTAGGTACGTGAGGATAAACGGCATGGGCCTCGACGAGAAGGGAGAAGCCATGCACAAGTCGAAGGGCAACGTCATAGACCTCCTAGCCCCAGTGGAGAAGTACGGCGCCGACGCCGTGAGGTTCTGGGCCGCCGCCGCCGGGAGGCTGGGCTCAGACTACCGCTACAACGAAAACATCATAAAAGAGGGCAAGGAGTTCGTCACCAAGGTGTGGAACATATCCCGCTTCGTCCTCTCCTTCCCCGAACCCACAGATAAGCCGGAGCTAACGCCGGTAGACAAGGCCATACTTGCCAAGCTATACCAAGTAGCGAAAAGAGCCATCTCCGCATTTTCAGATCTCGACGTCTACGAGCCGGCCCACCTCCTCTACAACTTCATATGGCACGAATTCGCCGACCACTACATAGAGCTGGCTAAGTCAAGGGCATACAACAGAGACAGCACATTTACACAAGAGGAGCAGAGGGCAGCCATCTGGACTCTCTACGCAGTGTGGAAGTACAGCCTGAAGCTCCTGGCGCCGATAATGCCCTTCGTCACCGACAAGATCTGGCGCCTCGCCTACGGCAGATCCATCCACGACGAGACAATAGAAGACCCACCAGAGGAGTGGAGCTGGGGCGATGCCTCGCTCTTCGAGCTGTTGAAGAAGATAAACAGCGCTGTGTGGCGGTATAAGAACAGACAAGGCATGAGCCTCGCGGCGAGCCTAGACAAGGCTCTGTACGTGCCTGAGGCCGCTCTGCAGGCAGCCAAGGACTTGAAATATACGCATAAGGTCCTCGACGTGAGGCCTGGCCGCGGCGCCGAGCAGATAGACGACGAGGGCCTCGTCTGGATAGGCTAAAAACAACTTATTGAAGACAAATAAAATTATTAATGGAAACATACTGGCATTTATGGAACTGAAAATAGGCAGGGCCATAATCAAGAAGGGCCTTGAAGTACTGTACGAATACAGCGACGTGGACGTCGCCATCGTCGGCGCGGGGCCGTCGGGGCTCACCGCGGCGCGCTACTTAGCCGAAAAGGGCTTCAAGGTGCTCGTCTTTGAGAGGCGTTTCTCCTTCGGAGGGGGGATAGGCCCAGGGGGTAACATGTTGCCCAGCATCGTGGTGCAGGAAGAGGCCTTGCCCATTCTCAGAGATTTCAAGGTGAGGTACCAGCCGGCCGGGGACGGGCTGTACACCGTCGACCCCGCGGAGCTGATTGCGAAGCTCGCCGCGGGGGCAATAGACGCAGGGGCCAAGATAATACTCGGCGTCCACGTCGACGACGTTATTTTCAGAGGCGACCCACCCAGGGTGGCGGGGCTCTTGTGGATATGGACACCCATCCAGATGTCCGGAATGCACGTGGACCCCCTCTACACCATGGCCAAGGCGGTGATAGACGCCACGGGCCACGACGCCGAGGTGATATCCGTGGCCGCGCGGAAGGTGCCGGAGCTGGGCATCCAGCTCCCCGGCGAGAAGTCGGCTTGGTCAGAGGTTTCCGAGAAGCT from Pyrobaculum arsenaticum DSM 13514 includes:
- a CDS encoding sulfide-dependent adenosine diphosphate thiazole synthase, with product MELKIGRAIIKKGLEVLYEYSDVDVAIVGAGPSGLTAARYLAEKGFKVLVFERRFSFGGGIGPGGNMLPSIVVQEEALPILRDFKVRYQPAGDGLYTVDPAELIAKLAAGAIDAGAKIILGVHVDDVIFRGDPPRVAGLLWIWTPIQMSGMHVDPLYTMAKAVIDATGHDAEVISVAARKVPELGIQLPGEKSAWSEVSEKLVVEYTGKVAPGLYVTGMAVAAVHGLPRMGPIFGGMMLSGKKIAEIVAKDLAEEAYALRA